From one Chanodichthys erythropterus isolate Z2021 chromosome 3, ASM2448905v1, whole genome shotgun sequence genomic stretch:
- the thoc6 gene encoding THO complex subunit 6 homolog, protein MGPVELLHMSVFSQSFSPCGRFLAAGNNYGEIAVFSLSAALSPDASEGSQKPILNFTAHDGPVFSLLSTDTHLLSAGNGEISAWSWAELIKKSTKAAWTRKPNYETSLEIPEINAMIISPKDNSLIVGGGDNNIHIMDMETGVFKSVLKGHTDYIHCLCFKEREGEILSGGEDGAVRIWDSRTNRPVHCIEVFKYEECARPQFGKWISCLATDSDWMLCGGGPSLSLWHLRSMSPTSVFPLPGCQREAVFYQDLIMSVGEGPYVSHCLHGGTVKAQIPCSPSSLNTLALNLKNTEHRVMTVGGSSHQIDVFTNFSYRAFSLSF, encoded by the exons ATGGGTCCAGTTGAG CTCCTGCATATGTCCGTGTTCTCGCAGAGTTTCTCTCCCTGCGGTCGCTTCCTTGCAGCGGGAAATAACTATGGAGAGATCGCAGTGTTCAG TCTTTCAGCTGCACTGAGTCCAGATGCATCAGAGGGGAGTCAAAAGCCCATCCTTAACTTCACTG CTCATGACGGTCCGGTGTTCTCTCTGCTCTCCACGGACACTCATCTCCTGAGTGCTGGGAATGGAGAAATCAGTGCCTGGAGTTGGGCAGAGCTCATCAAAAAA AGCACCAAAGCCGCATGGACGAGGAAACCCAATTATGA GACTAGTCTTGAAATACCAGAGATCAATGCAATGATCATTAGCCCAAAG GACAACAGCTTGATAGTTGGTGGAGGTGACAATAACATTCACATCATGGACATGGAGACAGGTGTTTTTAAG TCTGTACTGAAGGGCCACACTGACTACATCCACTGCCTGTGCTTTAAAGAAAGGGAAGGGGAGATACTCTCTGGTGGAGAGGATGGTGCCGTGAGGATATGGG ACTCACGGACAAATCGGCCGGTTCACTGTATTGAAGTTTTCAAGTATGAA GAATGCGCACGCCCCCAGTTTGGGAAGTGGATTAGCTGTCTTGCTACAGACTCTGATTGGATG CTCTGTGGTGGAGGCCCATCGCTCTCTTTATGGCACCTTCGATCCATGTCCCCCACCTCTGTTTTCCCTTTGCCTGGATGTCAAAGAGAAGCTGTCTTTTACCAGGACCTG ATCATGTCAGTAGGTGAGGGTCCATACGTGTCCCACTGTTTACATGGAGGTACTGTGAAAGCTCAGATTCCCTGCTCTCCTTCATCACTCAACACACTGGCTCTCAATCTCAAAAACACTGAACACAGG GTTATGACAGTAGGGGGCAGCAGTCACCAAATTGATGTGTTCACCAACTTCAGTTACAGAGCCTTTTCTCTGTCATTCTGA
- the srrm2 gene encoding serine/arginine repetitive matrix protein 2, with translation MYNGIGLTTPRGSGTNGYVQRNLSSVRVKRNRDERGGERDEKDRERLESQLNRQPNAEILEHQRKRQLEVKCAELQDMMEEQGYSAEEIEEKVNTFRLMLQEREEPAAPPTEKPAVTETHALAAANQQKNDRLREAFGISSDYVDGSSFHPDRKEREKEKREQERLEREKQQQKYLIIESDGSDSSPERKKSRKKKKKKNKGRESSESPSPSPRREKKKDKRKKKKREESVKSDTESSSDEREISKRKRKRSDNETPPPNKSRKHQSASSSPARSQSPQRGKQQNKSDSRPDEGRKGRSPDRRRRGRIDESPKRMEIRAKSPRRSRTPEHNRRDKGREHEREQVQEKPQRKQHNSSSPSPSPKQRRDRRPRSEEREKPPQTRRHNSSSPSPPRKQQRDRRQRSEERQKPPQRKRPGSSSRSPTPKQQKNKNQGDDGRKNKGQRRHDSSSSPSPPRKDGARGGHSGEREAALRDREMESQGDRMRDRQRNSDRETILSSRKESDKGKDRNRDSMSPAKRSPYANGGKKERDRELEKEREEQRHKDRRREEEMKEEALRKAREGDREKERNRTRSQEVSLSDRKSFSCQPEERRGARGSEPEQEVGKKDRKVEEDKRQESSPQDQKKEKQTQKAKPGKKAKSASSSSSSSSSSSSSSSESDSDSSSSSSSSSSSSSSSSSSSSDDEKKKSSKDSSTVSKLVPNAVIAQAIARREKENRGRDGENDEGNKVYPSTQRQSSPPEPQRKGDSDDKRQRDVERDRRPGNSSPPSTGIKDRGKERYTPTESSSPPPSPPQRGRDRYTPSEETKSQSRDRGGERYTPSELEREASRPSPARGRDRQSDRKKEVSPVSPRGKGRNDVPQVKQTVSRPSPKRTPPRQYQDPQRSRSPSPRRGVRRQSPPRNSSPFRRDRSRERLRERERDRFRARPGDRERERSRERRMRNSRSRSPRRQSPPYRFRRSPSPVRRRRNSRSLSREREREREQERRNRERERQREQEKEREREQEHRRRAPPKDPTPPRRSSSSSSSSSSSSSPSPSPQRQTKGVKSADADKKRSREIDEPTRNKQPERNSKHPSPSPPRETRLPSNQLPNRSHSRELPARSRSPTTNPSQSRDPPGDRGPSPSSVRERHLEPSTRGKTAVNGKPEKESSGQQQKKQRSSSSSSSSSSSSSSSSSSSSSSSSDSSDTETEKGKGGVKAKTNRDAGKTAKSKAASSSSSSSSSESEQEEKKSPPRPNRVPADSLRDSRSLSYSPPARQRRPARSPPSRRATRKSRSRSPDSRRRK, from the exons ATGTATAACGGTATTGGGTTGACCACGCCGCGAGGCAGTGGCACGAACGGCTACGTTCAGCGGAACCTCTCCAGTGTTCGCGTGAAGAGGAACAGGGATGAGCGCGGAGGAGAGCGGGATGAGAAAGACCGAGAGAGACTGGAGAGCCAGCTGAACAGACAACCTAATGCTGAAATCCTAGAGCACCAGAGGAAGAGGCAGCTGGAGGTGAAATGTGCCGAGCTGCAGGACATGATGGAGGAGCAGGG GTACTCAGCAGAGGAGATTGAAGAGAAAGTCAACACCTTTCGTTTGATGCTGCAAGAAAGAGAAGAACCTGCTGCTCCTCCTACAGAGAAGCCAGC TGTGACTGAAACTCATGCTCTGGCAGCTGCTAACCAGCAAAAAAATGATCGTCTGAGAGAAGCTTTCGGTATCAGCTCTGACTACGTTGATGGCTCATCCTTTCATCCTGACCGGAAGGAGCGAGAGAAGGAGAAAAGGGAGCAGGAGAGGCTGGAAAGAGAGAAACAGCAGCAAAAGTACCT GATTATCGAGTCAGATGGTTCCGATTCGTCTCCTGAGCGAAAAAAGAGccggaagaagaagaaaaagaaaaacaaaggcaGAGAAAG CTCTGAGAGCCCCTCACCTTCCCCTCGGCGAGAAAAGAAAAAGGACAagaggaagaaaaagaaaag GGAGGAGTCAGTGAAGAGTGACACTGAGAG TTCATCAGATGAAAGAGAAATATccaaaagaaagagaaaaaggagCGACAATGAGACTCCTCCTcccaataagagtcgaaaacaCCAGAGTGCATCCTCCAGCCCAGCTCGCAG TCAATCCCCTCAAAGAGGGAAGCAGCAGAATAAATCAGATTCTCGTCCAGATGAGGGGAGGAAAGGAAGATCCCCTGACAGGAGGCGCCGTGGCCGTATTGATGAAAGTCCAAAGAGGATGGAAATCAGAGCG AAGTCACCAAGACGTTCAAGAACGCCTGAGCACAACAGAAGAGACAAAGGCCGAGAACATGAGAGAGAACAAGTGCAAGAAAAACCTCAGAGAAAACAACACAACTCTTCATCGCCATCTCCTTCACCAAAGCAGAGGCGAGACAGGCGACCACGGAGTGAAGAGAGGGAGAAACCCCCTCAGACAAGAAGACACAACTCTTCTTCACCATCTCCACCACGTAAGCAGCAGCGAGACCGAAGACAACGGAGTGAAGAGAGACAGAAACCCCCTCAGCGGAAAAGGCCTGGCTCTTCATCTCGCTCTCCAACTCCTAAGCAGCAGAAAAACAAGAACCAAGGGGATGATGGGAGAAAGAACAAAGGTCAAAGAAGGCATGACTCCTCCTCATCCCCGTCTCCTCCACGTAAAGACGGAGCGAGAGGAGGACACAGCGGAGAGAGAGAAGCTGCCCTGAGGGACAGGGAAATGGAGAGCCAAGGGGACAGAATGAGAGACAGACAAAGGAATAGTGATAGAGAAACAATCCTGTCTAGTAGAAAGGAGAGTGATAAAGGGAAGGACCGAAACCGTGACTCCATGTCTCCTGCTAAACGTTCACCTTATGCCAATGGAGGCAAAAAAGAACGAGATCGTGAACTTGAGAAGGAGCGAGAAGAACAGAGACACAAAGACAGAAGACGAGAGGAGGAGATGAAGGAAGAGGCTTTGAGAAAAGCCAGAGAGGGCGACAGAGAAAAGGAAAGAAACCGTACCAGAAGCCAAGAGGTGTCGCTATCAGACAGAAAGTCTTTTAGCTGTCAGCCAGAGGAAAGACGGGGTGCTAGAGGAAGTGAGCCTGAGCAAGAAGTGGGCAAGAAAGACAGGAAAGTTGAAGAGGACAAGAGGCAGGAGAGCAGTCCTCAAGACCAGAAGAAGGAGAAACAGACTCAAAAGGCAAAGCCTGGGAAGAAAGCCAAATCTGCTAgtagtagcagcagcagcagcagcagcagcagtagtaGCAGCAGCGAGAGTGATAGTgacagctcctcatcgtcatcctcatcctcctcatcatcatcatcatcatcatcatcatcctcggatgatgaaaaaaagaaaagttcaaAAGACAGCAGCACAGTCAGTAAGTTGGTTCCTAACGCTGTCATAGCTCAGGCTATTGCACGCCGAGAGAAGGAGAACCGAGGAAGGGATGGAGAGAATGATGAAGGCAATAAGGTGTACCCTTCCACGCAAAGACAGAGCTCACCTCCTGAGCCCCAGAGAAAAGGGGACAGTGATGATAAGAGACAACGAGACGTGGAGAGAGACCGGAGACCTGGAAACTCTTCGCCTCCTTCCACAGGAATCAAAGACAGAGGAAAAGAAAGGTACACTCCCACCGAGAGTTCCAGCCCGCCTCCTTCACCCCCTCAGAGAGGCCGGGACAGGTACACACCTTCAGAAGAAACCAAATCTCAGAGCAGAGATCGGGGAGGCGAGCGATATACCCCGTCAGAGCTGGAACGAGAGGCGTCACGACCCTCACCTGCCAGAGGAAGAGATCGACAGAGTGACCGAAAGAAAGAAGTGTCACCTGTGTCTCCGAGAGGAAAAGGAAGGAATGACGTGCCACAGGTGAAACAGACTGTATCTCGGCCTTCACCGAAACGCACCCCACCACGACAGTACCAGGACCCACAACGCTCACGTTCCCCCAGTCCAAGACGAGGAGTGAGAAGACAGTCACCTCCGCGAAACTCATCCCCTTTCAGACGGGACCGCAGCCGAGAACGTCTCAGAGAACGAGAGCGGGACCGATTTAGAGCAAGGCCAGGAGACAGAGAACGAGAGCGATCCAGGGAGAGGAGAATGAGGAACAGTAGATCCAGGAGTCCCCGAAGACAGAGTCCTCCCTACAG GTTTCGTCGTTCACCCTCTCCAGTACGTCGACGCAGAAATAGTCGTTCACTgtcaagagaaagagaaagggaGCGAGAGCAGGAGCGGAGGAATCGAGAACGAGAGAGGCAGAGAGAACAGGAGAAGGAAAGAGAACGAGAGCAAGAACACAGGAGGAGGGCACCCCCCAAAGATCCCACTCCTCCACGCCGCTCATCGtcatcatcctcttcctccaGTTCGTCTTCTTCACCCTCACCCTCTCCTCAAAGACAGACGAAGGGGGTAAAGTCAGCAGATGCAGATAAAAAGAGATCAAGGGAAATTGATGAACCGACAAGAAATAAGCAACCAGAAAGGAACTCCAAACATCCGTCTCCCTCCCCTCCTCGAGAGACTCGTCTCCCTTCTAACCAATTGCCTAATCGCTCTCACTCCCGTGAACTTCCAGCCCGTTCTAGATCACCAACGACCAACCCATCACAAAGTAGGGATCCACCAGGTGACCGAGGCCCGTCCCCGTCGTCTGTCCGTGAGCGGCATCTCGAGCCGTCAACGAGAGGAAAAACTGCAGTGAACGGGAAACCAGAGAAGGAGAGCTCTGGCCAACAGCAGAAGAAGCAGAGAAGCAGCTCAAGTTCTTCGTCATCTTCCTCATCATCCTCGTCCTCATCttcatcctcatcatcatcctctTCAGACAGCTCAGACACTGAAACGGAGAAAGGAAAAGG gggtgttaaagcaaaaacaaacagaGATGCTGGCAAGACAGCGAAAAGCAAAGCTGCTTCGTCGTCATCATCCTCGTCCTCATCAGAAAGTGAGCAAGAAGAGAAGAAAAG TCCACCACGGCCTAATAGAGTGCCAGCAGACTCCCTGAGAGACTCTAGGTCCCTCAGTTACTCCCCTCCAGCGAGGCAACGAAGACCTGCGCGTTCTCCACCCTCTCGACG TGCAACCAGGAAGTCGAGAAGCAGATCTCCAGACAGTCGACGGAGGAAATGA